In one window of Astyanax mexicanus isolate ESR-SI-001 chromosome 18, AstMex3_surface, whole genome shotgun sequence DNA:
- the poldip2 gene encoding polymerase delta-interacting protein 2 isoform X1, producing the protein MAACALLLRRGQLLLLSASRDKKRSLRLASVCGYNRGVEWTRTRPACSHCAWPSFQQTRSMSSRNRPNGKVLETVGVFEAPKQHGKYETGQLFLHSVFGYRGIVLFPWHARLYDRDVCPSPSDSKPETLAHGSKEVKGKTHTYYQVLIDTRDCPHISQRSQTEAVTFLANHDDSRALYAIPGLDYVSHEDILPYNSTEQIPIQHELFERFLMFNPSKTPPFTQRDTLRAWQEKNHPWLELSDVHRETTENIRVTVIPFYMGMREAQNSHVYWWRYCIRLENLGNEVVQLRERHWRIFSLSGTLETVRGRGVVGREPVLSKEQPAFQYSSHVSLQAPSGHMWGTFRIERTDGSHFDVRIPPFSLESNKDDKAPPAGYTV; encoded by the exons ATGGCTGCGTGTGCGCTGCTGCTGCGCCGCggtcagctgctgctgctgagcgcCAGCAGAGACAAGAAGCGCTCCCTCAGACTAGCGAGTGTCTGTGGGTATAACCGGGGCGTGGAGTGGACCAGGACCCGGCCAGCGTGTTCACACTGCGCCTGGCCCAGCTTCCAGCAGACCAGGTCCATGTCCTCACG GAACAGGCCAAACGGGAAGGTGTTGGAGACCGTTGGAGTCTTTGAAGCACCTAAGCAGCACGGCAAGTATGAAACAGGCCAG CTTTTTCTCCACAGTGTGTTCGGTTACAGGGGGATTGTGTTGTTCCCCTGGCATGCTCGCCTGTATGACCGAGATGTGTGTCCTTCACCTTCTGACAG TAAACCAGAGACCCTGGCCCATGGGTCAAAAGAGGTGAAAGGAAAAACACACACCTACTACCAGGTCCTAATAGACACCAGGGACTGCCCTCATATA TCTCAGCGGTCTCAGACGGAGGCGGTTACATTTCTGGCAAATCATGATGACAGCAGGGCCTTGTACGCTATCCCAG GTCTGGATTACGTGAGTCATGAAGACATCCTGCCGTACAACTCAACCGAGCAGATTCCTATTCAGCATGAGCTGTTTGAGCGCTTCCTCATGTTTAACCCATCCAAAA CACCACCTTTTACCCAAAGGGACACACTCCGAGCCTGGCAGGAGAAGAACCATCCCTGGCTGGAGCTGTCAGATGTTCACAGGGAGACGACAGAGAATATCCGCGTCACTGTCATCCCCTTCTACATGGGCATGAGG GAAGCACAGAATTCCCATGTATATTGG tggCGATACTGTATTCGTCTGGAGAACTTGGGCAATGAGGTGGTTCAACTGCGAGAGAGGCACTGGAGGATCTTTAGCCTGTCGGGCACTCTGGAAACGGTCCGTGGCAGAGGAGTCGTTGGCCGG GAGCCAGTGTTGTCAAAAGAGCAACCGGCATTTCAGTACAGCAGCCATGTGTCTTTGCAGGCGCCAAGTGGACATATGTG GGGAACATTCCGGATCGAGCGGACAGATGGCTCCCACTTTGACGTGCGCATTCCCCCTTTCTCTCTGGAGAGCAATAAGGATGATAAAGCGCCGCCTGCTGgctatactgtataa
- the poldip2 gene encoding polymerase delta-interacting protein 2 isoform X2 yields the protein MAACALLLRRGQLLLLSASRDKKRSLRLASVCGYNRGVEWTRTRPACSHCAWPSFQQTRSMSSRNRPNGKVLETVGVFEAPKQHGKYETGQLFLHSVFGYRGIVLFPWHARLYDRDVCPSPSDSKPETLAHGSKEVKGKTHTYYQVLIDTRDCPHISQRSQTEAVTFLANHDDSRALYAIPGLDYVSHEDILPYNSTEQIPIQHELFERFLMFNPSKTPPFTQRDTLRAWQEKNHPWLELSDVHRETTENIRVTVIPFYMGMREAQNSHVYWWRYCIRLENLGNEVVQLRERHWRIFSLSGTLETVRGRGVVGRGNIPDRADRWLPL from the exons ATGGCTGCGTGTGCGCTGCTGCTGCGCCGCggtcagctgctgctgctgagcgcCAGCAGAGACAAGAAGCGCTCCCTCAGACTAGCGAGTGTCTGTGGGTATAACCGGGGCGTGGAGTGGACCAGGACCCGGCCAGCGTGTTCACACTGCGCCTGGCCCAGCTTCCAGCAGACCAGGTCCATGTCCTCACG GAACAGGCCAAACGGGAAGGTGTTGGAGACCGTTGGAGTCTTTGAAGCACCTAAGCAGCACGGCAAGTATGAAACAGGCCAG CTTTTTCTCCACAGTGTGTTCGGTTACAGGGGGATTGTGTTGTTCCCCTGGCATGCTCGCCTGTATGACCGAGATGTGTGTCCTTCACCTTCTGACAG TAAACCAGAGACCCTGGCCCATGGGTCAAAAGAGGTGAAAGGAAAAACACACACCTACTACCAGGTCCTAATAGACACCAGGGACTGCCCTCATATA TCTCAGCGGTCTCAGACGGAGGCGGTTACATTTCTGGCAAATCATGATGACAGCAGGGCCTTGTACGCTATCCCAG GTCTGGATTACGTGAGTCATGAAGACATCCTGCCGTACAACTCAACCGAGCAGATTCCTATTCAGCATGAGCTGTTTGAGCGCTTCCTCATGTTTAACCCATCCAAAA CACCACCTTTTACCCAAAGGGACACACTCCGAGCCTGGCAGGAGAAGAACCATCCCTGGCTGGAGCTGTCAGATGTTCACAGGGAGACGACAGAGAATATCCGCGTCACTGTCATCCCCTTCTACATGGGCATGAGG GAAGCACAGAATTCCCATGTATATTGG tggCGATACTGTATTCGTCTGGAGAACTTGGGCAATGAGGTGGTTCAACTGCGAGAGAGGCACTGGAGGATCTTTAGCCTGTCGGGCACTCTGGAAACGGTCCGTGGCAGAGGAGTCGTTGGCCGG GGGAACATTCCGGATCGAGCGGACAGATGGCTCCCACTTTGA